The bacterium genomic interval TCTCAGGGGATAACGCGAAAGACGCTGATAATATAAAAAAAGTCCTGGATTTAATTAAAGATGTACCGGAACAAAAAAGGACGGCAAGATTTAAAGCTGTCCTCTGTTTATATTTTTCAAAAAGGAAAGTAAAATTTACTGAAGGGACATGCGAGGGCAGGATGATTTTTGCTCCACGAGGGGAAAATGGTTTTGGGTACGACCCTATTTTTGTCCCGAAAGGTTATAAAAAAACATTTGCGGAACTTAGTGGAAAGACAAAAAACCGTATCAGTCACAGGGCAAAGGCGATGAAGGAAATGAAGAAGATAATAGGCTCTATGGTAAAGGGTGCGGGCTCTGGGGCAAGAAAGTTTTTTTCTTAGCCCCTCCCTGGGGCAGGAACCTTTTTGAGACTATACCCTTGACCCAAGACCCTTATGCGTACAATATTAGTTATTTTTTTTATAATTTTAGCCTTATTTTCTTCTACTTACGCCTTTACCTCAACAAACTTAAACGGGCAGGAAATCAATTCGGAAGAAGATATTTACCGGTTTTACCATGAAGGGTTGATAGAATATTTTGACTACCTGCGTCTTTTGGACATCTTTGAAAATAAGATTGATATTAATCAGGCGGGCATTGAGGATTTGCTGGATTTGCCGGGCATTGACATAAAAACAGCCGAAAGAATTATAGAATACCGTGAAAAATCAGGGGACTTTTCCAAAATTTTCGACCTTCAAAAAGTCCCATTATTATCAAAAGATGTTTATAAAAATATCAGAAACTTTGTTGATATATTTCCTTTAAAAGAGGGCGGTTTAGTCCGCGTTAAACTCGAAGAAGACCCTCTTGATGATGAAGGGCTTTATGTTTATCACAGGCTCCGGTATCAAACGCCCTGGTTCGGTTTTGGATATATTTTGGAAAGGGACGAGGAGGTTGATAATTATTCGATAGAAAACGGAAATCCAAAAAAGCAGGACGAGGAAATCAAATTCCGTTTAAAAAAGAAATATGTTTTACTTAAGGATTTTTTTGGCATAAAGAATATTACAGCGGGTGATTACACACTTAGATTCGGGAAGGGTTTGGTCATTGGGAATTCTTACAGCAGAAATAGAATCGGGATATTGCCGGACCTTTCCCTGTATGATAAATTTTTTGGGACCGCCCTGGAATTAAAAATAAATTGTGTTACATTAACCCCTTTTTATTCAAAAAACAAGCTTAATAATAATGGTTTCCCGGATGTTTACCAGGAAGAAATAAAAGGATTAAATACAATATTTGATGTGACGAAATATTTTAATTTAGGAGGAACGTATTATAAATCCGGAATAAAAAAGGATTTCGATTTTAATCTAAACGGCTATCCGGACGGTAATGAGGCGGAAGTTTCAGGCATGGATTTTTCTTACAGGTATGGATCCTTTAGATTTTCAGGGGAAACAGCTAAAGTTAAAGGAAAAGGCGGCGGCAAATATATGGAATTATATTATGATTTAAAAAAAGTTTTTTCTCTAATCTCTTTTCGCGATTACGCGCCGGATTTTTATAATCCCCACAGCCAGTCTTTCTCCCAGGAAGATGATGAGCCTGATGACAGGGATGAAAGGGGATTTTATTTTGAATCAAATTTCAAATTCAGAAGGGACTTTACTATTAGAACATCTTTTGACCAATGGTCCCATCCTGGAAGAAAAATAACGGACAGGGAATTGACCGGGCAGATAAGTTATTATCCCGTATCATTTTTACGTTTATGGTTAAAACGCAGGATTAGAGGCGAAGATTTGTACGGACAAGAAGATAAGGGAATAAAAGATTATATAGACGGAAGATTTTACATATGGAGAAAATTTGAACTGGATGTTTTTTACGGACAAAATGAAAATAAAGAATTTGGAAGTGAAAATATTGTTGATAATTTTTGGGGAACAGAAGTAAAATTAGAGAGTGATAAAAATATTTTTCTTATACGGGCAAAATTTAATGACGATAATATTACTATCGCGGGGGATAAAAAAAGAGAATACTATTTTTACGCGAAATTAAGAGAAATCAAACAAGTTACATTAAGTTTTAGTTTTAGAGCCGTGCATTCGAGTGAAGATATTTTCCCGAATCCCGAGGAGATATACAGAATAGTTTTTGATTGTGTCTGGTAAATGGAAAAATCTGTCCAATTAACTTGACAATGCAATCAAATTATTGTAAACTGTTTCCGCAGATAATCATTATTGATTATATAGGGAAATGAAATGAATTATACAGAATTTAAAAACAAATTTCAGGGACTGCCTGTTATTTTGAGCAGAGAAGTTGAAAAGCAGGGAAAAGACAGGCAGGTCGTTCGTAATCAGCTTAACCGCTGGCAGGATAAGGAATTAATTATCAAGTTGAAGCGGGGGATGTATCTTTTGAATGAAAATGACAGGAAGATCAATCCCAGCCGCAGTTTTATTGCCAATCAGCTGTTTTGGCCTTCATATGTAAGCCTGGAATACGCGCTTGGTTTCTATGGGTTAATTCCGGAAAAAGCCGTGGATGTAACCTCGGTTACCACAAAAAAAACGTACTGTCTTGAAAATGGATTCGGCCGGTTTGTTTATCAGCACATTAAACCTTCGGGATTCAGAGGTTTCAGGAGCGTGAAAGAGGAAGGCGGGATTTCATTTTTTATCGCCGAACCCGAGAAGGCGGTAGTTGATTTTTTATATCTAAATCTCAGAAAATTCGCGCGTTCTTCAGGCGATGTGTTCAGAGATTCTTACCGTTTTCAGAATCTGGGCATATTGAGAAAAAGAAGGATTATTGAACTGGCGCGGCTTTTTGGAAATAATGGCTTAACAAAAGCTGTGCGTGAATTTTGTGATTTCATAAAAGAGGAAAATTAAAAAATGATCGAAATTATTAAACAACAGTTTAGCCAAAATATGTCAACTGAAGAAAAAACCAACAGGGCGCGTGAATTTCTGCAAATTGCAGCTTTAAAGATTATTTATGAAAAAAAGTTATTTGACAATATTACTTTTACGGGCGGCACATCTTTAAGAGTTTTGTTTAACCTGAGGCGTTTTTCAGAAGACCTTGATTTTTCGCTGTCCAAAAAGAAGGGGTATGATTTTGCTGTATTAAACTCGGAGCTTATTAACGGATTTAGCCTCCAGGGTTTGAAAGTGGAATCCTCGTTTAATGAAGAAAAAACTGTTCACAGTGCTATGTTTAAATTTACCGGATTGCTGAAAGATCTGGGGCTTTCTCCGCTGAAAGAACAAAAATTATCTATTAAAATTGAAGTTGATTCAAATCCGCCTGATGGGGGGCATATCCAGAATACTTTTGTGAATAAAATCTATCTTTTTAATGTGGCGCATTTTGATTTGCCGTCAATGTTAGCGACCAAACTGCATGCCTGTTTTTACAGAAAATTCACCAAAGGAAGAGATTTTTACGACTTTTTTTGGTATTTAGGAAATAAAATTAAGCCGAACTTCACGCTGTTTAACAATGCTGTGTTGCAGACCGAAGGCTATAATCCGGAAATTGACGAGGGTAGTTTTAAAAAATTTCTTATGGAAAATATTGAAAAAGTGGATTTTGATAAAGCCAAAAAAGATGTGGTGAGGTTTTTGGAAGATAAGTCTGAAATAAATCTTTTTGATTTAAAAGTACTCAAAAGTGCCATTGAATCAGTATGGTAAAAAAGGCTGAAGGGTGTAGGTTCTATGGTGAGATGGTTTTTCCCATAGGCCCTTGAGCCTTGAGCCAATACCCTTTTTGACCAAAGCCTGGAGCTAATATTATGCAACCAGTGTTAAAAGTGGATAATTTAATTTCCGGTTACGGACAGCTTGAAATTGTAAAAGGAGCATCTTTAAAAGTTTCAAAGGATGAAATTGTTTCTATAATCGGCCCGAACGGAACAGGCAAATCGACTTTATTAAAGAGCATTTTTGGATTGGTTAAAAAATTCAACGGCAGTGTTTTTTTTAATGATAAAGATATAACAAATCTAAAGCCGTATCAAATCGTCCGGAACGGTGTATGTTTTGTCCCGCAGGATAATA includes:
- a CDS encoding helix-hairpin-helix domain-containing protein; protein product: MRTILVIFFIILALFSSTYAFTSTNLNGQEINSEEDIYRFYHEGLIEYFDYLRLLDIFENKIDINQAGIEDLLDLPGIDIKTAERIIEYREKSGDFSKIFDLQKVPLLSKDVYKNIRNFVDIFPLKEGGLVRVKLEEDPLDDEGLYVYHRLRYQTPWFGFGYILERDEEVDNYSIENGNPKKQDEEIKFRLKKKYVLLKDFFGIKNITAGDYTLRFGKGLVIGNSYSRNRIGILPDLSLYDKFFGTALELKINCVTLTPFYSKNKLNNNGFPDVYQEEIKGLNTIFDVTKYFNLGGTYYKSGIKKDFDFNLNGYPDGNEAEVSGMDFSYRYGSFRFSGETAKVKGKGGGKYMELYYDLKKVFSLISFRDYAPDFYNPHSQSFSQEDDEPDDRDERGFYFESNFKFRRDFTIRTSFDQWSHPGRKITDRELTGQISYYPVSFLRLWLKRRIRGEDLYGQEDKGIKDYIDGRFYIWRKFELDVFYGQNENKEFGSENIVDNFWGTEVKLESDKNIFLIRAKFNDDNITIAGDKKREYYFYAKLREIKQVTLSFSFRAVHSSEDIFPNPEEIYRIVFDCVW
- a CDS encoding XTP/dITP diphosphatase, coding for MDIVVATRNKGKLKEIKEILKGLDVNLLSLDDFSDLPDVVEDGLTFKNNALKKAKIISEITGFPVISDDSGLQIDVLNGQPGIHSARFSGDNAKDADNIKKVLDLIKDVPEQKRTARFKAVLCLYFSKRKVKFTEGTCEGRMIFAPRGENGFGYDPIFVPKGYKKTFAELSGKTKNRISHRAKAMKEMKKIIGSMVKGAGSGARKFFS
- a CDS encoding nucleotidyl transferase AbiEii/AbiGii toxin family protein — encoded protein: MIEIIKQQFSQNMSTEEKTNRAREFLQIAALKIIYEKKLFDNITFTGGTSLRVLFNLRRFSEDLDFSLSKKKGYDFAVLNSELINGFSLQGLKVESSFNEEKTVHSAMFKFTGLLKDLGLSPLKEQKLSIKIEVDSNPPDGGHIQNTFVNKIYLFNVAHFDLPSMLATKLHACFYRKFTKGRDFYDFFWYLGNKIKPNFTLFNNAVLQTEGYNPEIDEGSFKKFLMENIEKVDFDKAKKDVVRFLEDKSEINLFDLKVLKSAIESVW